The Pseudanabaena sp. ABRG5-3 genome includes the window TGATATATTTGTAAATGTGAGCGCGAGCTTACATAAAAAACAAGCTTTAAACCAAAACACAAAAATGACAACAGCAGTACAAAGACGTGAAAGCGCGTCACTGTGGGATCAATTTTGCAATTGGGTCACCAGCACCGAAAACCGCCTCTACGTAGGTTGGTTCGGCGTAATCATGATCCCTTGCTTACTCGCAGCGACCATTTGCTTCGTAATCGCCTTCATCGCAGCACCTCCCGTTGACATCGACGGTATCCGTGAACCAGTAGCAGGTAGCTTGCTATTCGGTAACAACATGATTTCTGGCGCAGTTGTACCTTCTTCAAACGCAATTGGCCTGCACTTTTACCCCATTTGGGAAGCAGATAGCCTTGATGAATGGCTATACAACGGTGGACCTTACCAATTGGTAATTTTCCACTTCTTGCTCGGAATTTTCTGCTACATGGGACGTGAATGGGAATTGTCATACCGCCTCGGTATGCGTCCTTGGATCGCAGTAGCATACTCCGCCCCCGTAGCAGCAGCAACCGCAGTATTCTTGATCTACCCAATCGGACAAGGATCCTTCTCTGACGGTATGCCTTTGGGTATCTCTGGTACATTCAACTTCATGATCGTATTCCAAGCAGAACACAACATCTTGATGCATCCTTTCCACATGTTGGGAGTAGCAGGTGTGTTTGGTGGTTCCTTGTTCAGTGCAATGCACGGTTCCTTGGTAACCTCCAGCTTGATTCGTGAAACCACCGAAAACGAAAGCCAAAACGCTGGTTACAAATTCGGACAAGAAGAAGAAACCTACAACATCGTTGCAGCTCACGGCTACTTCGGTCGCTTGATTTTCCAATACGCTTCTTTCAACAACAGCCGTCAATTGCACTTCTTCTTGGCACTATGGCCAGTAGTCGGCATTTGGTTCACCGCATTGGGCGTAAGCACAATGGCGTTCAACTTGAATGGCTTCAACTTCAACCAATCTATCTCTGATAGCCAAGGTCGTGTTGTACCTAGCTGGGCAGACGTAATCAACCGCGCAAACTTGGGTATGGAAGTAATGCACGAGCGTAATGCTCACAACTTCCCTCTCGATTTGGCTGCTGTTGATGTTGCTCCTGTTGCTATGAGCGCTCCTGCTATCAACGGTTAATCTTCTAACCTAGTCTTCTCGAAATAAAAAAGCCTCTCCTTGCGGAGAGGCTTTTTTATGTTTTCAATAACCTGAAATATATTGATCACTTTTTATGAGTAGGACTTACGCAGTAGCCCTGTAATAAATTACGGGCTAAAAGCTTAAACCCGTTGAAACGGGTTTAATAGGAGAGCTTTAGTCTGCTTTAGCTGACTTGAGCTTTGAGCCAAGAACTTGAGTTCTTGGTTAGTTTGCGTAAGTCCTAATGAGATTAAGGATGTAAAGCGATCGCTGTTAAAAAATTGGCTGCTTTGACAATAGGAATATTTTGGAAGGGATGTAAATCTAGAAGATCGGCATCTCCTGTAATGATGTAGTTAGCTTCACCACAGACTGCTAACTCTAAGAACTTATCATCTTTAGGATCTCGACAGGCTCGAATTTTCTGGTTGATTGTGACTCTTTCGACCTGCTGGCTTAACTCCGTTAGAAATTTATTACGCTGTTCTAAGGTGATGTATTTTTGGAGTTTGGGACGGCTGATGACGTTTTCTATTTCTGATTGAACTTCATCTGATATCAGCAGTATTGCTTGAGATGTGGCATAGTCAAAGATCTTCTGGGGCAATGAATTTACAGACATTAAGCCACTGATCAAGATATTGGTATCGATTACTAATCTTAGTTTAGTCATCCTTGAGGATTTCCTCTAAGATTTCGGGAGTAAGTCCCTTTTGTTGGGCTTCTAAACGAATCTCTTGGACTACTTTTTGTAGTGGGGTTGGTTGGGAAACACATTGCAAAAAGATGCTGACAAGAGTTTGTAAGGCTTGACGATTTTCAGGAGTTATATTTTGGTATGCATCGGCGATGGGGGCTTCGACTTGAAGGGTGATCGGTTTAAGCATGGTATGTCTATCTCTCATTCAGTGGTGGCAAGCTGTTGACAATTTTAACTGACTCGACACTGACGCGCACGATGCACTTAATGAGGTCGAGGATGTAGCGCGCGCGATCGCCTGATCATTCGTGAGGATTATTGACAATTCCCCTATCTTTGTCGCGGGTGAGTTGATAGCGTTCCATGATCAATTCTAGGTCGGGTTTGCCGTTGACGATTTATTCATAATAAGGTTTTGAAGTATATTTCTTGTTGATGTTTTAAAGAGGAGAAATATTTGGGAATCTCAGGTAAATTTAATTGGTCTAACGGGATTTTGCTAACTAGATTTTCTCTTTTAAATTTTGAAGTTTGCTTTTTTAATTTGATTTTCTGAGGGATTTCTTTAATTACAGCAAATTTTATTTCATAATCTGTTAAAAAATTTGTTTCTTCCCAAAATATTTGACCAACTTTTTGCAAATACTTATATAAGCAAAAAGCTCCTTTAAGCTGGTTGATGCTGTCTTTATTATCTGGATTTCCTGATTTTAATTCTAGGAAAATTGCAATCTTTTTGTTTTTTATATTGGTTAAAATAATATAATCGGCTCGTTTACGTTCGCCTTTCAAACCATTAAAAAAATTGAGGAGTGCTGGAAATTCATCAGCTTTAAGAATAAATGTTTCTTTTGGTAGCCCTTTGATTTTAATGGAATACGAGTTGTTATCAATATTTTCAGTGAGCGTTACTTCATTGCTAGAGTTTGGTAAGGGTATTAGAGGGATTTCTACATTGTTTGAAATTAATTCAGATAATATTTGATGATCTTTTTCCCACATCAGAGTTCTTCTCCGTAGACAATGGCTTCTTGGATGCGGTTCATTTTATCGATTTCAGTATCAAAACTAGAAATTTCGATTCCTAGTTCTGGATCGATACTAGCAAGAACTAGAGTCTGACAACGAGTACGCCTTGACTTTCCATTTACCTGAATTAACTCTTCTTTAGCAATATAGGCTCTTATTTTAGATGGGTTTAATAATTCATTAGACTGGTAGCCTTCTTGTACTGCAATTTCTTTGATGTGGAGTTTGTCTGAGTTAAGCATAATCAATGTATTCAACTCTTTAACGATATAGTCGCTATGAGTTGTTACAAATATTTTGATGCCATAATTGACTAATTTAGCAATTAACCTCGCCACTAGTCTTTGATTCTCAGGATGTAGATTTAGTTCTGGTTCATCGATCATTAACAAATCGCCTTTCTTAGCTATATGTTTTAGATAAAAGCCAATATCTAAAAGCGATCGCACAGAACTAGAGCTTTCATCCATTGTCAGTTTAAGCTTTTTATTGCTATTGGGCGTGTAGTATATTTCATCATTTTTACTAACTGTATATTGACCGCCAATAATATTTGAAAAATCATCTAGAATATCACTGTTTTCTTGACTAAGTTGACTTTTCCTTTTGAAGACCGATGCTAAAGTTCTGACAAATTCGACATTTGCTTTAATGGGAATGGCATAATCGCTATATCCTTGCTTAAATAACAACTCTATGCGATCTGTTTCTTTCTCAACTTGATGCAATTCCGATAGAAGGCGATTTCTAGCGAAGTTAAGTTCTTTATGAAAAATAGCCGCGCCTGTGCGTTCAGCACTAGCAATAAAAGGGCGCGGAAAAAATTTATCGAAAATAATGATTTTAATGGAATCACCAATGAATCTTTTGATGATTGCCTTGGGAATTTGTAAATCTTTCTTATCGGTTAATAATGTAACAACTACATCAAAACTGCCTTTGTTTTTAGTAAGAGAAAAGATTCTCAGGTCAGAGTCAGCCGAACCAATCTGATCGTTATAATCAATATCTACTGCATCAGCATCAATATCTAGTTCGATCTTAAATTTTGTATCTTTGAAGCGATCTTGATTTGCGGCGAAAGTTTCAAAAATATCTTCAGAATAAGCTATAGATGCTTGGGCAAGAATGGATTTATGGGAGGCAATATATTCTAATAGGCTAATGTTTGCTACTCCAATATTTAGAAGTTGATTAACGACTTCTTCGCTAACCTCTATTTGTAAGGTATTTCGCCATACGGTTAAAAAACCAAATATGGCATAGGTTACATAGGTTTTGCCTGTGTTGTTGCTGCCACAAATGAGGGTTAGATCTCCTAACTCTAGTTCTGCGTATTCGATTACGCCTAAATTTTGGACTGTAATTTTCATTTCTATCTCTCATTCAATGGTGGCAAGCTATTCACAATTTTAACGGACTCGACACTTACGCGCACGATGCGCTTAACCAGATCGATGATGTAGCGCGGGTCGTCTGACCAGTCGTTGGGATTGTTGGTGATGCCGCTATCTTTGTCGCGGGTAAGTTGATAGCGTTCCATGATCCATTCTAGGGCGGGTTTGCCGTTGACAATGTATTCGTAGGCTTGTAGGGGTATGCCTGAGAGGGTGATTTTGCTGTTGTAGATGATGGTGGTTTTGTCTACGGCTTTGTTGCGGTTGGGGAATTTCATGCGCTCTACGCGATAGTCTTTGTCTTCGAGATAGAGTTCGCTTTTGAATTCCTCTAATGGATATGGTTCTATATTTTCATAGTTGAGATGCCATTGGGCGAGGTTGCGTCCTGCGGTGCTGAAGCTGTGGAAGTCGGCGGCGTAGGGGATGCGGGGCAGCATTTTTTTGAGGTCGGCGGCGAAGCGTTGTTTGTATTCGGGGCTATGGAGGATGCCATAAATGTAATAGAAGATGTCTTCTTTGGTAATATTTTGGTCTTGATAGGTGGTTTGGAAGTCGCTGAGGATGGTGTCGGGGATGTTTTCTTTTTTGGTGTAGCCTGTTTGGGAGGAAAAGAGTGAGGTTTGATCGGTTGGGTCGGGTTTTTCATAGGTATAAAGTGGGAAGCATTGACCAGTATCATGTAAGTGTAAATTTGGGATTGCATCGGTAATAAGTGCTGAGAATCCTTTGCTTGCTCCGATTCCAGTTACGCTGATTACTAAGTTTTCTAGATTTTGATTAGGGAAAATCTTAGGTATTTGGTAAAGGCGATTATTTAAGTCTTTATTAAAATAATAGGCTTGCTTACAAAATGGTCGATACATACTTTGAACAACTTCGTCGGAGTTAAAAGTATGTATTACAAACTTAGCAAAATCATCTTTAAGTTCACCAGTCCAGCTTATATTTTTTGGATCGGTATCAATAAAAGATTCTAGTTTTTTCTGGCGTTGTTGCATAAAAAGGGGAAGAGAAGGTAAATTAGATAAAAATCAGGAGATGGAGTCCCAGCTAATGAAAGAGAAATATCAGGTTCGCAACTGGGCAGAGTATAACGCAGGGCTAAAACAAAGAGGAAGCCTAACTTTTTGGATTAGCGAAGAAGTAATTGAAAGCTGGTTAAACCAAACATTAAGCGGAAAACGGGGTGCTTCAAATGATTATAGTGATATAGCAATCGCGACATTCATCACAGTCAAAGCGGTATATCAACAAGCAGGAAGACAAACGCAAGGACTGTTAGCGTCACTATTTACCTTGATGGGCATAGATTTACCAGTCCCAGACCACAGCACCGTATCAAGACGGACAGCAAGTTTAAGCGTGACATTACCAGTAATCCCCAAACAGGGAGCAGTGCATGTAGTAGTTGATTCGACAGGGATCAAAGTCTATGGAGAAGGGGAATGGAAAACACGGCAGCATGGGATTAGCAAGAGACGGACATGGCGCAAATTACACCTTGGAGGCGATGAATCTACAGGAGAAATACTGGCTGCGGTCGTCACTATGAATGATTGCCATGATGGTGAAGTACTTGCCGATATTCTCGAAGGCATTGATGCTGAGATCGCTCAAGTTTCCGCAGATGGAGCCTATGACCATCGCCATTGTTATGACGAGATTGCTCAACATGGAGCTAAAGCCGTGATTCCTCCCCGCAAAGATGCCAAAATCTGGCAGCATGGCAATACCAATGCTCCTCCCCATCCCCGTGACCAAAACCTGCGCTATATCCGTAAACATGGGCGCAAAAAATGGAAACGTGACTCAGGTTATCATCGACGTTCTTTGGCAGAAACCACGATGTTTCGTTTCAAAAAAATCTTTGGGGCTACTTTATCTTCTCGTAAATTTGACAATCAGGCGGTTGAGTTGTTCATCAAATGTGCTGCACTCAATCGCATGATTCAACTTGCTAAACCTCTCTCTTCTCCTGTTACTCGTTGATTATCTTTCCTAAGTTATTCTTTCTCATCCCTTATTTTTATTCATGCAACAAAGCCGTTTTTTCTTCCTATCTTCATTGCTAGTAATGTTTTTGCTTTCTAAATATGATTGAAATTCTTTAAGTTGGGAATTATAGAAATCAATCATCTTTGTCATATTACTAATCACTGACTTTCGAGAAAAGTTGTAAACCCAATTGTCACGATTTGATTTGATTCCACTTGAATGCAAGTCAAAAATAGTCTTTGTTGATTTGTCTTTTTTATCGCCTAATGAGATAAATTCATCAAATGCTGGATCGCGTTGATTTATCCAGTCTTGGCTGTCGTTGGGGAGCAGTGAATCCCAGTTAATGCTTGTGAAACTGCCAAAACTTTTAATTTTGTCTAGCTTTTCTTCACGGCTCAAATAATCGCCAATATCGTGATAAAGAAGTTGATGCTGTCCTGCTTTTTCAGGATTTTTGATCAGTAAAGTTATGGCGATAGTTGTGCGCGTTCCTTCACCAAAAACACTACCCTTTTCCATGCGTCTCTGTTCGCCTGAAGTTCGTGCATTCCCTCGCAAATTGAAACAATAAACGCTTGTAAACTCATCGGTTAGACATTTACGCAATCCATCCATTGCATTGTTATCAATAAAAGAACCATTCGTCACAAAACAAACAATCCCACGATCCTTGATTCTGTCACTTGCCCAACGGATCGCCCGAATATAGGAATCATAGAGACTATTTTTTAACGTAGCACTGGAATATTTTGCATAAGTATCCCGAATCTTGTCATCTAAAGCAGGATACTTGAGATTTTTATTACCATCATTCTCGCTAGTCTGCCCCGCCGAATAAGGCGGATTGCCAATAATGACCCGAATATCATTATTTCGCTGCCTCACCACACGCTGATTATTTTCAGGAAACATCACCTCATTCAAAGTCCCCTGACTCTCAAACATCTGAAATGTGTCAGTAAGGACTATGCCGTTAAAGGGTTGGTAAGAAGAGGGAGTTCCCTCTAACTCCCCAGAAAGAACCCCCTCTAACTCCCCCTTGAAAGGGGGAGAACCTTGAATCTCGCTCTGGCTCTTACTTCTGCCTCCCCCCTTTGAAGGGGGGACTGAGGGGGGTAAATCCTTCTGGGGGATTGAGGGGGATCTCCTCAAATCATGAAACGCCGCCTCAATATTAATCGCCGCGATGTAATACGCCAACAACACAATCTCATTCGCATGAAGCTCCTGCCGATACTTCCGCTCCAAATCCTGCGGCGCAATCAAACCATTCTGCAACAACCGCACCATAAAAGTCCCCGTCCCCGTAAACGGCTCGAGAATATGCACATTATCATCCGTCAAACCCACCTCAAACTCCTGACGTAGCGCATCATCTGCACTTCGCACAATAAAATCCACCACCTCCACAGGCGTATACACAATACCCAACCGTTCCGCCATGCGTGGAAAAGCATTCTTAAAAAACTTATCGTAAAGCTCAATAATAATTTTCTGCTTACCCTCAGCATTATCAATCCCACTCGCTCGCGTCTTCACACTCGCATAAAACTTATCCAAAGTTGCAATCTCTTTACCCAACGACTGCCCCTCCAAAGCATCCAGCATCTTTTGCATCGCAATCGAAACAGGATTTAATTGCGTAAATTGATAATCCTCAAACAACGCATCAAACACAGGCTTGGTGATCAAATGCTGAGACAACATCTCGATCGCATCGGATTCACTAATACTGGGATTGAGATTACAGCGCAAACCCTCCAAAAAATCATCAAAAGCTTGACGGTGCGTAGCTTCCGAACTAGCCAATAAAGCCTTAATCCGTGACGTATGGCGATCGGCAATTTGCGCCACATCCTTCGCCCAATCTTCCCAATAACGGCGATCGCCACATTTAACGACAATCTTGGCATAGATCGCATCGCGCCACTCTTCCAATTGCGGAAAATTTAGCGTCATTTGTTTCGTTTTCGGCTCACCCTTCCCGACCTTCTCAACATCATCAGACGCGCCGCCACCCGTCACCCCAATCACATCCACTTGCGGCGGTCTAGTTTCATTCAATTCGATTTTGTTGATAATCGCATTAAAGCGATCGTCATGGGCGCGTAACGCTTGCAACACCTGCCAGACAACTTTATATTTCTCATGATCCTTCAGCGCCTCCTCTGGAGTCATATCCGCAGGAATGCCAATCGGCAAAATAATATAACCATACTTCTTGCCCTCCGCCCTTCGCATCACCCGCCCCACCGACTGCACCACATCGACGACCGAGTTACGCGGCGACAGAAAAATCACAGCATCCAAGGCTGGCACATCCACCCCTTCCGACAAACATCGCGCATTCGAGAGAATCCGACAGAGATTCCCCTGACTGCTGGTGTCCGCCTTCAGCCAATCTAGCTTTTGATTGCGAACCATTACATTTTGCTTACCGTCAACGTGCTGCACTTCACAGGGCAGAATCTCCTCATCAGGATGCGTCTTTTGATATTCCTCAATAATTTGCGAAAACATCTCCGTAAATCTCTTCTCAGAAGCAGCGATCGTCCCTGCAAAAGCCACAGCACGGCGCATTGGTGCAGTATCTCCCTGCACATCTTCGCGATCGCTTTCCGCCGCAAATCGCTTCGACAATCCATTCCAACAGCCCGTAATCTTGACCGCGTCCTCTAACCTGAGTTCGTTATTGTCATCGGCTAACTGACGCTGAAAAGTAGCACTGACATACTTCTCATCCACAGCCAACACCATCACCTTATAATCCGTCAACAGCCCCGTCGCCACCGCCTCCGCAAATCCTAAGCGATGGAACTCTTGCCCATAGATTTTCTCATCATCCATCGAACAGATGATCGCATCATTTTCCTTAGCCTTACTCTTAGCCGAATCAGCATAAAGCCTCGGTGTCGCCGTCATATACAGCCGCTTTTTCGCCTTAATGAAATCCTGATCATGCACCTTCACAAAATGCGAATCATCATCCCCCGCCAAAGTCACGCCCGTAGTCCGATGCGCTTCATCGCAAGTAATCAAATCAAACTCTGGTAATCCTTTCTTCTGTGCATCAGCGATCGCTTGAATAGATTGATAAGTAGAAAAGATTACTGTAAGCAGAGGTTCTGCCCTCACCCTAAATCCCTCTCCCAAAGAGGGAGAGGGACTTTGAGCCTTTTCTTGCTCCCCTTCTCCCGTTCTGGGAGAAGGGGCTGGGGGATGAGGGCAAAGCGCCTGATATCTCCCCACAATTACATCAACATCCGTCGTCGCAGGAAAAGCCAAATCACGGGCGCTAATATCCTCCGTATCCGACTTCTTCGACACCTTCGCATCGGAACAAACCGCAATACTCTGTAACTTCACCGTTGCCTCCGCCGACCATTCCCGTAAAGTCTGCGACAGTAGCGAAATCGAAGGCACTAAAAATAAAACCGTAGCGCGACCCTTCTCAATGGCAAACTTCTCCGCAATCTGCAAAGCCGTATAGGTCTTACCCGTCCCGCAAGCCATGATCAGTTTACCGCGATCGCCTGTCTCAAAACCCGCCATCACCTTTTCCAGAGACATACTCTGATGCGGTCTAATCGACTTCTTCGGCTTTAACGGCAAAACTGGCGCGGGGCGCGTCTCTATATCATCATCACTAATACTCGTAGAAACACTCTGCACGGCATAGCGCAAATTTTGCGAACTCACCTGACTCCAATCCACAGGGCTTTGATCGAGATCATACAAACTCAGGCGATCGACTGGAATATGCTGATTTTTCAGAGCATCTTCGGCATTCTTACCCCAACCGCAAGTCGTCACAATCAACCGATGCGTAAACGGTGCTTTCCCCGAAGCCGTAAAAAATGAATCAATATCCCCCTTATCCAACACATGATCAGGCTGATAGCACTTGCACTGAATCGCCCAGTATTCACCTGTAGCACGTTCCTGAGCAACTAAATCAATACCCAAATCTCCCTTCTTGCCACGCAACGGGAAATCCATCCATAACCACACCCGTTTAAACAGTTCAGCATATTGCGGATCGGTTCGCAAATACGCCAATATCAGATTTTCAAACTTATCACCTAGATCACGAGTTGAGGTTGCCTCTTGACGAAACTGCTCAAGAATATGGTGAATGGTGACAGTCATATTAAATTTATGCAAATTTTTAGCAAATATTAGCATATTCTGCGTATTTGCTTGTACCTATAGCAAGGCAAGAGATAGCTAGAGATGAGTGGCGGTACGAAGGGCCGCTACTCATCTTTTTGGTTTACAAAACTTACATTGCTATAGATAGTCAATCAGAACGGATAAAGTCCCGATGGACGGTAATTAGCCAAATTGCGATCGGGTATCCCTACAGATAGATTAGTCTTAAAAAGACTTTACAAAAATACATAGTCAACATTACATTTAGTTACATAGCGCAAGCTAATCATAAATTTTTAATTCACCGCAATCATAAAACAATGACAACAGCAGTACAAAGACGTGAAAGCGCGTCACTGTGGGATCAATTTTGCAATTGGGTCACCAGCACCGAAAACCGCCTCTACGTAGGTTGGTTCGGCGTAATCATGATCCCTTGCTTACTCGCAGCGACCATTTGCTTCGTAATCGCCTTCATCGCAGCACCTCCCGTTGACATCGACGGTATCCGTGAACCAGTAGCAGGTAGCTTGCTATTCGGTAACAACATGATTTCTGGCGCAGTTGTACCTTCTTCAAACGCAATTGGCCTGCACTTTTACCCCATTTGGGAAGCAGATAGCCTTGATGAATGGCTATACAACGGTGGACCTTACCAATTGGTAATTTTCCACTTCTTGCTCGGAATTTTCTGCTACATGGGACGTGAATGGGAATTGTCATACCGCCTCGGTATGCGTCCTTGGATCGCAGTAGCATACTCCGCCCCCGTAGCAGCAGCAACCGCAGTATTCTTGATCTACCCAATCGGACAAGGATCCTTCTCTGACGGTATGCCTTTGGGTATCTCTGGTACATTCAACTTCATGATCGTATTCCAAGCAGAACACAACATCTTGATGCATCCTTTCCACATGTTGGGAGTAGCAGGTGTGTTTGGTGGTTCCTTGTTCAGTGCAATGCACGGTTCCTTGGTAACCTCCAGCTTGATTCGTGAAACCACCGAAAACGAAAGCCAAAACGCTGGTTACAAATTCGGACAAGAAGAAGAAACCTACAACATCGTTGCAGCTCACGGCTACTTCGGTCGCTTGATTTTCCAATACGCTTCTTTCAACAACAGCCGTCAATTGCACTTCTTCTTGGCACTATGGCCAGTAGTCGGCATTTGGTTCACCGCATTGGGCGTAAGCACAATGGCGTTCAACTTGAATGGCTTCAACTTCAACCAATCTATCTCTGATAGCCAAGGTCGTGTTGTACCTAGCTGGGCAGACGTAATCAACCGCGCAAACTTGGGTATGGAAGTAATGCACGAGCGTAATGCTCACAACTTCCCTCTCGATTTGGCTGCTGTTGATGTTGCTCCTGTTGCTATGAGCGCTCCTGCTATCAACGGTTAATCTTCGAGTTTACTCTCTAAAAACAAAAAAGCCTCTCCGCAAGGAGGGGCTTTTTTATTGGTTAGGATTTTATAGAAGGCGATCGTCTTTTTCTTGCTGATTTCCCTCCTTAAGTTAATTGTAAGTAATTTTAGAAAACAAATGCTAGTATAAATATTACCTAAAATTATGCCTTAACATTTCCAGATATGCCGCTAAGTTGGAATGAGATTAAGCAAAGAGCAATCGCCTTTTCTAAGGAGTGGGAAAATGAGACTTCAGAGAAGTCAGAATCTCAATCTTTCTGGAATGAATTTTTTAATGTGTTTGGTATTTCACGGCGGCGGGTGGGGAGTTTTGAGCTACCAATTAAAAAAGCAGATAACAAACAAGGGTTTATCGATCTGCTGTGGAAGGGGACGATTTTGGTGGAGCATAAGTCTAGGGGCAAGGACTTAGACAAGGCGACTCAACAGGCTAAGGATTATTTTCCAAATTTAAAGGAGCATGAGTTACCCAAATATATTTTGGTGTCGGATTTCCAAAAATTTAGGCTCTATGATTTGGATACGGATGTTAATCATGAGTTCGAGTTAAAGGATTTTGTGAACCATGTGCATCTATTCGGCTTTATGGCGGGATATGAGAAACGGGTTTATAAGGATGAAGATCCTGTCAATATCGAAGCGGCGGAGTTGATGGGTAAGCTACACGATCGCCTCAAGGAGATTGGCTATAGTGGACATGATTTGGAGATGTATCTGGTGCGGCTGTTGTTCTGTATGTTTGCGGATGATACGGGGATTTTTAATAAGGGGATTTTTTGGGAATATATCGATCTCCATACTAAGGAAGATGGTAGCGATTTAGCCATGCACATTGCTTCGATTTTTCATGTTTTGAATACACCAAATGATCGTCGCTTAAAGAATCTAGATGAAAATTTGGCGCAGTTTCCCTATGTGAATGGGAAGTTATTTGAGGAGATGGTGCAACCTGCGGCGTTTGATCGTGATATGCGGGAGATGTTGTTAAAGGCTTGTGGCTTTGACTGGGGGAAGATTTCGCCTGCAATTTTTGGCTCGATGTTTCA containing:
- a CDS encoding DEAD/DEAH box helicase, with the protein product MTVTIHHILEQFRQEATSTRDLGDKFENLILAYLRTDPQYAELFKRVWLWMDFPLRGKKGDLGIDLVAQERATGEYWAIQCKCYQPDHVLDKGDIDSFFTASGKAPFTHRLIVTTCGWGKNAEDALKNQHIPVDRLSLYDLDQSPVDWSQVSSQNLRYAVQSVSTSISDDDIETRPAPVLPLKPKKSIRPHQSMSLEKVMAGFETGDRGKLIMACGTGKTYTALQIAEKFAIEKGRATVLFLVPSISLLSQTLREWSAEATVKLQSIAVCSDAKVSKKSDTEDISARDLAFPATTDVDVIVGRYQALCPHPPAPSPRTGEGEQEKAQSPSPSLGEGFRVRAEPLLTVIFSTYQSIQAIADAQKKGLPEFDLITCDEAHRTTGVTLAGDDDSHFVKVHDQDFIKAKKRLYMTATPRLYADSAKSKAKENDAIICSMDDEKIYGQEFHRLGFAEAVATGLLTDYKVMVLAVDEKYVSATFQRQLADDNNELRLEDAVKITGCWNGLSKRFAAESDREDVQGDTAPMRRAVAFAGTIAASEKRFTEMFSQIIEEYQKTHPDEEILPCEVQHVDGKQNVMVRNQKLDWLKADTSSQGNLCRILSNARCLSEGVDVPALDAVIFLSPRNSVVDVVQSVGRVMRRAEGKKYGYIILPIGIPADMTPEEALKDHEKYKVVWQVLQALRAHDDRFNAIINKIELNETRPPQVDVIGVTGGGASDDVEKVGKGEPKTKQMTLNFPQLEEWRDAIYAKIVVKCGDRRYWEDWAKDVAQIADRHTSRIKALLASSEATHRQAFDDFLEGLRCNLNPSISESDAIEMLSQHLITKPVFDALFEDYQFTQLNPVSIAMQKMLDALEGQSLGKEIATLDKFYASVKTRASGIDNAEGKQKIIIELYDKFFKNAFPRMAERLGIVYTPVEVVDFIVRSADDALRQEFEVGLTDDNVHILEPFTGTGTFMVRLLQNGLIAPQDLERKYRQELHANEIVLLAYYIAAINIEAAFHDLRRSPSIPQKDLPPSVPPSKGGGRSKSQSEIQGSPPFKGELEGVLSGELEGTPSSYQPFNGIVLTDTFQMFESQGTLNEVMFPENNQRVVRQRNNDIRVIIGNPPYSAGQTSENDGNKNLKYPALDDKIRDTYAKYSSATLKNSLYDSYIRAIRWASDRIKDRGIVCFVTNGSFIDNNAMDGLRKCLTDEFTSVYCFNLRGNARTSGEQRRMEKGSVFGEGTRTTIAITLLIKNPEKAGQHQLLYHDIGDYLSREEKLDKIKSFGSFTSINWDSLLPNDSQDWINQRDPAFDEFISLGDKKDKSTKTIFDLHSSGIKSNRDNWVYNFSRKSVISNMTKMIDFYNSQLKEFQSYLESKNITSNEDRKKKRLCCMNKNKG